The following coding sequences are from one Lolium rigidum isolate FL_2022 chromosome 6, APGP_CSIRO_Lrig_0.1, whole genome shotgun sequence window:
- the LOC124661011 gene encoding uncharacterized protein LOC124661011, producing the protein MRCAVLLLLLCAAARAAAVVTDGLVPNGNFEYGPPKKDLVNGTVVKGGDSIPSWRTSGFVEYIESGHKQGDMLLVVPQGAHAVRLGNEASITQRLAVTRGAYYAVTFSAARTCAQAEAINISVSPESGVLPMQTIYGSNGWDSYAWAFKAKFDAVDLVIHNPGVEEDPACGPLIDAVAIRALYPPTLSKGNMLKNGGFEEGPYFLPNASWGVLVPPNIEDDHSPLPAWMIMSSKAVKYVDAAHFKVPEGARAVELVGGKESALVQEVRTVQGWTYRLSFAVGDAADGCTGSMVAEAYAARATVKVPYASKGVGGYKRAVLEFAAIGSRTRIVFQSTFYHMKADGTLCGPVIDDAKLVPLRKKTTGRRLML; encoded by the coding sequence GGCTTGTGCCGAACGGCAACTTCGAGTACGGCCCGCCCAAGAAGGACCTGGTGAACGGCACGGTGGTGAAGGGCGGCGACTCGATCCCCAGCTGGCGGACGTCGGGGTTCGTGGAGTACATCGAGTCCGGGCACAAGCAGGGCGACATGCTGCTGGTGGTGCCGCAGGGcgcgcacgcggtgcgcctcggcAACGAGGCCTCCATTACGCAGCGCCTCGCCGTCACCCGGGGCGCCTACTACGCCGTCACCTTCAGCGCCGCGCGCACctgcgcgcaggcggaggccatcAACATCTCCGTCAGCCCCGAGTCCGGCGTGCTCCCCATGCAGACCATCTACGGCAGCAACGGCTGGGATTCCTACGCCTGGGCATTCAAGGCCAAGTTCGACGCCGTCGACCTCGTCATCCACAACCCGGGCGTCGAGGAGGACCCCGCATGCGGCCCGCTCATCGACGCCGTCGCCATCAGGGCGCTCTACCCGCCCACGCTCTCCAAGGGAAACATGCTCAAGAACGGAGGGTTCGAGGAGGGGCCATACTTCCTGCCCAACGCGTCCTGGGGCGTGCTCGTGCCGCCGAATATCGAGGACGACCACTCGCCGCTCCCCGCCTGGATGATCATGTCCTCCAAGGCCGTCAAGTACGTCGACGCCGCGCACTTCAAGGTCCCCGAGGGCGCGCGCGCCGTCGAGCTGGTCGGCGGCAAGGAGAGCGCGCTTGTGCAGGAGGTGCGTACTGTGCAGGGCTGGACCTACCGCCTCTCCTTCGCCGTCGGGGACGCCGCCGACGGCTGCACGGGGTCCATGGTCGCTGAGGCCTACGCGGCGCGCGCCACCGTCAAGGTGCCGTACGCCTCCAAGGGCGTCGGAGGGTACAAGCGCGCCGTGCTCGAGTTCGCCGCCATCGGGAGCCGCACTAGGATCGTGTTCCAGAGCACCTTCTACCACATGAAGGCCGACGGCACGCTCTGCGGTCCCGTCATCGACGACGCCAAGCTCGTCCCCCTCCGCAAGAAGACCACCGGCCGCAGGCTCATGCTATAA